The following coding sequences lie in one Candidatus Diapherotrites archaeon genomic window:
- a CDS encoding DUF424 family protein, with amino-acid sequence MYHKIHSIQGQTVLAACDRELVGKTLKKGKINFFVSPNFYKGELIKEKELELLLQECSSANLVGEKAVGIALKSGLASEKEVIRINNIPHIQVYKV; translated from the coding sequence TTGTACCATAAAATTCATTCAATTCAGGGCCAGACAGTGCTGGCTGCGTGCGACAGAGAGCTTGTGGGGAAAACATTGAAGAAAGGGAAAATAAATTTTTTTGTCAGCCCTAATTTTTATAAAGGAGAATTGATTAAAGAAAAAGAACTGGAGCTGCTTCTCCAAGAATGCAGTTCAGCGAATTTGGTTGGAGAAAAAGCTGTTGGAATTGCACTGAAATCAGGCCTTGCTTCAGAGAAAGAGGTAATAAGAATAAATAATATTCCTCACATTCAAGTATACAAGGTGTAA
- a CDS encoding VTT domain-containing protein encodes MDLSFLLNDLLRSLGLVGLFLASLIANAAIFLVTPIDVIVVIAGSIGLWHPVVIGIVAGLGGALGEMTSYFIGLGGIKLVEKRFELKTVFFDYVRKRLDKWGSIFIFFASVTPFPFDFVGIVAGLIKYDWRKFFIAMLAGKIIKYALLAYAGFTGIKLLKLVFLERAEMQPVFLAGLALLIILIAGVYYLTKREVKEHL; translated from the coding sequence ATGGATTTAAGTTTTCTTTTGAATGATCTCCTTCGCTCTCTAGGTCTTGTGGGCCTGTTTCTGGCTTCACTTATAGCAAATGCTGCAATATTCCTTGTGACACCCATAGATGTAATAGTGGTTATTGCAGGCTCAATAGGCTTATGGCATCCAGTAGTAATAGGAATTGTTGCCGGGCTTGGAGGCGCATTAGGGGAAATGACTTCCTACTTTATTGGCTTGGGCGGAATAAAGCTCGTGGAAAAAAGATTTGAACTGAAGACAGTATTCTTTGATTACGTGAGAAAAAGGCTTGACAAGTGGGGTTCTATCTTCATTTTCTTTGCTTCTGTGACACCATTCCCTTTTGATTTTGTTGGAATTGTGGCAGGGCTCATAAAGTATGACTGGAGGAAGTTCTTTATTGCAATGCTCGCAGGAAAAATAATCAAGTACGCATTGCTTGCTTATGCAGGATTCACGGGAATAAAACTGCTGAAGCTGGTTTTCCTTGAGAGAGCTGAAATGCAGCCCGTATTCCTTGCAGGCCTTGCCCTTCTAATAATACTGATTGCAGGCGTCTATTACCTCACGAAAAGGGAGGTTAAAGAACATTTATAG
- a CDS encoding LAGLIDADG family homing endonuclease: MAQEKEVEVLAEQAEENPFVAKFEQFFEHVYKKQIERLAAEYPEKRSLVIDFKDLERFDFELSDSLLENPDYVLEAASIAIQHIDVPTLSVEEFAPFIRFFNLPKDRQPYLRDIGAEHLGKLISVEGVIRQITDVLPKLKVAAWECRRCGNKYKINQSETGKRMPALCECKHKDFRLIPEESEFIDHQKIEIQEPLEYLRGSEQAVNLEINVTHDLVNKVSAGDRTRIVGILRLRPPKEPARLVFRRYLEAIHLEETAKEFEEVEVTKEEEEKIKELAKNPKIYDMITASIAPAIYGHEIVKESIGLQLFGGVKKLLPGKTSIRGNIHILLVGDPGVAKSAILQAVNIIAPKSIYTAGKTTSGVGLCVAPDSLVLNENGFKEIKDFVEEKFNEKNADEELIGAFSNKVEGLNSIVLNDNLKMEEKPVEKIWRIKAPEKMVEIKVRSGKSLSITQNTKLLRIKENRTEWVKSNDLSEGDFVATARKLPEGKAKEKYCVEVLNKNENIRIKNNVSKKFTEITNKLTEKYSSLQDIAAIYKLKRERMYMWRSGKFYQGMPLYLFLEMGIDAGFELKELAQEIKELFIRYGKNFRVPLLLNDERIAYLAGLVLGDGNIYLGRGSTQTRIYNTSEQILQEIDVLCYELFGIKPEKLQEKGKVPGRRIKFSFFYDIIKEFGVNNKKIENKISCFASELPNNILLKFLQGLFDTDGYTSKSSFGSPHVGLGTISFELARTLQLCLLKFGIHSKLRLRKKAGTIAKGKEITVKSNNDQYCIEIRGKENLVKFRKKIEFNLKEKKDSLNEIISSLNSSGTNIDLIPEISGLLGKKGNWGYRKGKTKPSREKLKELNEKIGNELLDNLANSDLFWEEVIKKREIIPSYEYVYDFTVNGAHNFISNGFFVHNTASAEKDEFGEGGWTLKAGALVLASGGIGIVDEFDKMDEDDRSAMHEAMEQEMISVAKAGIVTRFKTETSILAAANPKFARFDPFTPYMEQINLPPTLVSRFDLFFLIKDVLDRVKDEEIATHILMTHQAGEIIIQEKKSGKKVKAKELEELEKIITPPIEPDLLKKYIAYARQHIAPILTEEATKAISEFYLNLRELGKKEGSYAATHRQLEGLVRLSEASARVRLNDKVEKEDAERAIRLVRASLQEVVVDPTTGKIDIDLITSGQPHSKIQNLRVVLNIIREKAREMDMVPVIDIVEESATQGIEKDKVNDIINELKRRGEVYEKRHGFIDVTEKK, encoded by the coding sequence ATGGCGCAAGAAAAGGAAGTTGAAGTTCTGGCAGAGCAGGCTGAAGAGAATCCTTTTGTAGCCAAATTCGAGCAATTCTTTGAGCATGTCTACAAAAAGCAGATTGAAAGGCTTGCAGCAGAATACCCGGAGAAAAGGTCTCTTGTAATTGATTTTAAGGACCTGGAAAGATTTGATTTTGAATTGTCTGATTCATTATTGGAGAATCCTGATTACGTGCTTGAGGCAGCATCAATTGCAATACAGCACATTGATGTTCCTACCTTGAGCGTGGAAGAATTCGCTCCATTCATAAGGTTTTTTAATTTGCCAAAGGACAGGCAGCCTTACTTGAGGGATATTGGGGCAGAGCATTTAGGTAAATTAATTTCAGTTGAAGGAGTCATAAGGCAGATTACTGATGTGCTGCCGAAATTGAAGGTTGCAGCATGGGAGTGCAGGCGCTGCGGCAACAAGTACAAAATCAACCAGAGCGAGACAGGAAAGAGAATGCCTGCATTATGCGAATGCAAGCACAAGGACTTCAGGCTGATTCCAGAGGAATCAGAATTCATTGACCACCAGAAGATCGAAATTCAAGAACCATTAGAATATCTTAGGGGCTCAGAGCAGGCAGTGAATTTGGAGATCAATGTCACCCATGACTTAGTGAATAAGGTGAGCGCGGGAGACAGGACAAGGATCGTTGGAATTCTGAGGTTGAGGCCTCCAAAAGAGCCTGCAAGGCTTGTGTTTAGGAGATACTTGGAAGCAATCCATTTAGAGGAGACAGCAAAAGAATTCGAGGAAGTGGAAGTAACAAAAGAAGAAGAAGAAAAAATAAAAGAATTAGCAAAAAACCCTAAAATCTATGACATGATCACTGCATCCATTGCCCCTGCAATCTACGGCCACGAAATAGTAAAGGAATCAATCGGGCTGCAATTGTTTGGAGGCGTAAAAAAACTGCTTCCGGGAAAGACAAGCATAAGGGGGAACATTCACATCCTATTGGTGGGAGACCCTGGCGTTGCAAAATCTGCCATACTGCAGGCAGTGAACATAATTGCCCCAAAGAGCATTTACACAGCCGGCAAGACGACGTCGGGCGTGGGCCTGTGCGTTGCCCCTGATTCTCTTGTATTGAATGAAAACGGCTTCAAAGAAATAAAAGATTTTGTTGAAGAAAAATTCAATGAAAAAAATGCAGATGAAGAACTGATTGGGGCTTTCTCCAACAAAGTCGAAGGCTTAAATTCTATAGTATTGAACGACAACCTGAAAATGGAAGAAAAGCCAGTTGAAAAAATTTGGAGAATTAAGGCTCCAGAAAAAATGGTTGAAATAAAAGTCAGGTCGGGCAAAAGTTTGAGCATAACCCAAAACACCAAACTTCTTAGAATTAAAGAAAACAGGACTGAATGGGTCAAATCAAATGATTTAAGTGAAGGAGACTTTGTTGCTACTGCAAGGAAGCTCCCTGAAGGGAAAGCAAAAGAAAAATACTGTGTTGAAGTCTTAAATAAAAACGAGAATATAAGAATCAAAAATAATGTTTCAAAGAAATTCACTGAAATAACAAATAAATTAACAGAAAAATATAGTTCTTTGCAAGACATTGCTGCAATATACAAGTTAAAAAGAGAGAGAATGTATATGTGGCGTTCAGGAAAATTCTACCAAGGAATGCCTCTGTATTTGTTTTTAGAGATGGGAATTGATGCAGGGTTTGAATTAAAAGAATTGGCTCAAGAAATAAAAGAGTTGTTTATTAGATACGGAAAAAATTTTAGGGTGCCATTGCTTTTAAATGATGAAAGAATTGCATACCTTGCTGGGCTTGTTTTGGGGGATGGGAACATTTATTTAGGCAGAGGTTCAACTCAAACCAGAATTTATAATACTTCAGAACAGATATTGCAAGAAATAGATGTGTTGTGTTATGAATTGTTTGGGATAAAACCTGAAAAACTGCAAGAAAAAGGGAAGGTCCCAGGCAGGAGAATAAAATTCAGTTTTTTTTATGATATAATAAAAGAGTTTGGCGTTAACAACAAAAAAATTGAAAATAAAATTTCATGCTTTGCATCAGAGCTTCCTAACAACATTCTTTTAAAATTCCTTCAAGGGCTTTTTGATACTGATGGTTACACTTCAAAATCCTCTTTTGGGTCGCCTCATGTCGGTTTAGGTACAATAAGCTTTGAGCTTGCAAGAACACTTCAATTATGCCTGCTTAAATTCGGTATTCACAGCAAGTTAAGGTTAAGAAAGAAAGCTGGAACAATAGCAAAAGGAAAAGAAATCACGGTAAAAAGCAACAATGATCAATACTGTATTGAAATAAGAGGCAAAGAAAACCTTGTAAAATTCAGGAAAAAAATCGAATTCAACCTGAAAGAAAAAAAGGATTCCTTAAATGAAATTATCAGCAGCCTAAATAGTTCAGGAACAAACATTGATTTAATTCCTGAAATAAGCGGGCTTCTGGGAAAAAAAGGCAATTGGGGTTACAGAAAAGGAAAAACAAAGCCCTCAAGAGAAAAACTAAAAGAATTAAATGAAAAGATTGGAAACGAGTTATTAGATAATCTTGCTAATTCTGACCTTTTTTGGGAAGAAGTAATAAAAAAAAGAGAAATAATTCCCTCTTATGAATATGTTTACGACTTTACTGTTAATGGAGCTCATAATTTCATTTCAAACGGCTTTTTTGTGCATAACACTGCCAGCGCAGAAAAAGACGAGTTCGGAGAAGGCGGCTGGACTTTGAAGGCAGGAGCATTAGTGCTTGCTTCCGGCGGAATTGGAATTGTGGATGAATTTGATAAAATGGATGAAGACGACAGGAGCGCAATGCACGAGGCAATGGAACAGGAAATGATTTCAGTGGCAAAAGCAGGCATTGTCACAAGATTCAAGACAGAGACAAGCATTCTTGCTGCAGCAAACCCCAAGTTCGCTCGCTTTGACCCATTCACTCCCTACATGGAGCAGATAAATCTTCCTCCGACACTTGTCTCAAGGTTTGACTTGTTCTTCTTGATTAAAGATGTACTGGACAGAGTGAAAGACGAAGAGATCGCAACTCACATCCTCATGACACACCAGGCAGGAGAAATAATAATTCAAGAGAAAAAGAGCGGAAAAAAAGTGAAAGCAAAAGAACTGGAGGAATTAGAGAAAATCATTACTCCTCCAATTGAGCCTGACCTGCTCAAGAAATACATTGCTTATGCAAGGCAGCATATTGCGCCAATTCTAACAGAAGAGGCAACAAAAGCCATCTCTGAATTCTACTTGAATTTAAGGGAGCTCGGAAAAAAGGAAGGCAGCTATGCTGCAACCCACAGGCAGCTGGAAGGCCTTGTAAGGCTGAGCGAAGCGAGTGCAAGAGTAAGGTTAAACGACAAAGTAGAGAAAGAGGACGCAGAAAGGGCAATAAGGCTTGTGAGGGCATCACTGCAGGAGGTTGTTGTTGATCCTACAACAGGAAAGATTGACATTGACTTAATAACTTCAGGGCAACCTCACTCAAAGATTCAGAATTTAAGGGTTGTACTCAACATTATCAGGGAGAAGGCAAGGGAAATGGACATGGTGCCAGTAATAGACATAGTGGAAGAGTCAGCAACCCAAGGCATAGAGAAAGACAAAGTCAACGACATAATCAACGAATTAAAGCGCAGGGGAGAAGTCTACGAGAAAAGGCACGGCTTCATTGACGTAACAGAAAAGAAATAA
- a CDS encoding translation initiation factor IF-2 subunit beta has protein sequence MTAKDSMDYEKMLDRLYMSLPKQALAKERFEMPVVESHIEGTKTIVKNFSSILKLINRDEKHLLKFITREIGTACFVSEGRLILNGKFSEKNVTELIHNYIKEFVLCRECNRPDTKFIDRQGVKVMRCEACGAISPVKHL, from the coding sequence ATGACTGCAAAGGATTCAATGGATTATGAAAAAATGCTGGACAGATTATACATGTCCCTGCCCAAGCAGGCTCTGGCAAAGGAAAGGTTTGAGATGCCTGTGGTAGAAAGCCATATTGAAGGAACAAAAACCATAGTCAAAAATTTTTCTTCAATTCTAAAGTTAATTAACAGGGATGAAAAGCATTTGCTGAAGTTTATTACAAGAGAAATTGGAACAGCTTGTTTTGTTTCAGAAGGGAGGCTTATCCTGAACGGAAAATTCTCCGAAAAGAATGTCACAGAATTGATTCATAATTACATCAAGGAATTTGTTTTGTGCAGGGAGTGCAACAGGCCTGACACCAAATTCATTGACAGGCAAGGCGTAAAGGTAATGAGATGCGAGGCCTGCGGCGCAATAAGCCCAGTAAAGCACTTGTGA
- a CDS encoding KH domain-containing protein has product MIEEYLKVPKDRIAVIIGLHGETKKGIERATKTSIEVDSESGDIDVKSDAGNALNFYIALNIIKAIARGFSPEHAFLLKEKDNYLEIIDLSELLGKSEKLIKQKKGRVIGREGRVREEIERSTGALISVYGKTISIIGGLEEIEKAKKAIELLLEGASHDRAKKFLRKESFKKFEL; this is encoded by the coding sequence ATGATTGAAGAGTATTTGAAGGTGCCCAAGGACAGGATTGCAGTCATAATTGGGCTTCATGGAGAGACAAAAAAAGGCATTGAAAGGGCAACAAAAACAAGCATTGAAGTTGATTCAGAATCAGGGGATATAGACGTAAAATCTGATGCGGGAAATGCATTAAATTTTTATATTGCACTCAACATAATTAAGGCTATAGCTCGGGGTTTTTCGCCTGAGCACGCTTTTTTGTTGAAGGAAAAAGACAATTACTTGGAGATAATTGATTTAAGTGAATTGCTTGGAAAATCAGAGAAATTGATCAAGCAGAAGAAAGGCAGAGTGATTGGACGGGAAGGTAGAGTTAGAGAAGAAATTGAGAGGAGCACAGGAGCCTTGATTTCTGTTTACGGCAAAACAATATCCATAATAGGAGGCCTTGAGGAAATAGAGAAGGCAAAAAAGGCAATTGAACTGCTGCTTGAAGGCGCATCGCATGACAGGGCAAAAAAGTTTTTGAGGAAAGAATCATTCAAGAAATTTGAATTATAA
- a CDS encoding serine protein kinase RIO, translating to MKPKEFESLKEFIKEESTQRVFAKVFDEKTIAAVHKLATKGLIEELEFVISTGKEAHVFRARDRAGNFRAVKIYRITTSDFKNMSAYIQGDQRFKQVPKEKHELIFAWTKKEFKNLELARRAGVRVPLPLGFEKNVLVMEFIGVNGIPSNTMKETDIKDLSKAYNTMIEWIARMYKAGLVHSDLSEYNVLVRESEGEQELVLIDIGQAVLASHPKAREFFERDLRNVSNYFSKKGLKKSFEEAYEEVKKAVEFV from the coding sequence ATGAAGCCAAAAGAATTTGAGTCACTAAAAGAATTCATCAAAGAAGAAAGCACTCAAAGGGTCTTCGCAAAAGTATTCGACGAAAAGACAATTGCCGCAGTCCACAAGCTTGCAACAAAAGGCCTGATAGAAGAATTAGAGTTTGTGATTTCAACAGGAAAGGAAGCACATGTATTCAGGGCAAGGGACAGGGCAGGAAACTTCCGCGCAGTAAAAATTTATCGCATTACAACATCAGACTTCAAGAACATGAGCGCCTACATTCAAGGAGACCAGAGATTCAAGCAGGTTCCCAAAGAAAAACACGAACTAATTTTTGCCTGGACAAAAAAAGAATTCAAGAATTTAGAGTTAGCAAGAAGGGCTGGCGTTAGAGTTCCATTGCCTTTGGGTTTTGAGAAGAACGTTTTGGTAATGGAATTCATTGGAGTGAATGGAATTCCATCAAATACAATGAAAGAAACAGACATAAAAGATTTGAGTAAGGCATACAATACAATGATTGAATGGATTGCAAGAATGTACAAGGCCGGATTAGTGCATTCTGATTTAAGCGAATACAATGTTTTAGTGAGAGAATCTGAAGGAGAACAGGAATTAGTGCTCATAGACATAGGCCAGGCTGTACTTGCCTCCCACCCAAAAGCAAGAGAATTCTTCGAGAGAGACTTAAGAAATGTAAGCAATTACTTCTCCAAGAAAGGCTTGAAGAAAAGCTTTGAAGAAGCTTATGAAGAAGTGAAAAAGGCTGTTGAATTTGTTTAA
- a CDS encoding nucleotidyl transferase AbiEii/AbiGii toxin family protein gives MISIEELRFMAKKNGIQSYFQEKDYLQNVFLFNLFKETDKMIFKGGIALKIMFNYPRFSEDLDFNSNLNPKKIKELVRKALKQSSLLGLNYSFVKEELFKEAYTAKIRFEGPLFVGRIESTNTISIDAEKRTELHLKPEWRQAIQDYTDIPRYFVLVMQEKEIFAEKIRAMYARGKARDFLDVWLMIQNKVEFNKRLTEKKFREAGKRMRSLNFCGRKEFEQELRGLIYRAPDYEQVKKEIKGFLKGKIKQ, from the coding sequence TTGATTTCTATAGAAGAACTGAGGTTTATGGCAAAAAAGAATGGCATTCAGTCCTACTTTCAGGAAAAGGATTACCTGCAAAACGTCTTCTTATTTAATTTATTTAAAGAAACAGATAAAATGATTTTTAAAGGTGGAATTGCCTTAAAGATTATGTTCAATTACCCTCGGTTTTCAGAGGACTTGGATTTCAATTCTAATTTAAATCCAAAGAAAATAAAAGAATTAGTTCGCAAGGCTTTAAAGCAAAGCTCTTTGCTTGGATTAAACTATTCTTTCGTAAAAGAGGAATTGTTCAAAGAAGCTTACACTGCAAAAATAAGGTTTGAGGGCCCATTGTTTGTTGGAAGAATTGAGTCAACCAACACCATCAGCATTGATGCGGAAAAAAGAACTGAACTGCATCTTAAACCTGAGTGGAGACAGGCAATACAAGACTACACCGACATTCCAAGATACTTTGTTTTGGTCATGCAGGAAAAAGAAATTTTTGCAGAAAAAATCAGGGCAATGTATGCAAGGGGAAAGGCAAGAGACTTTCTTGACGTCTGGCTTATGATTCAGAACAAAGTGGAATTCAATAAAAGATTGACTGAAAAAAAATTCAGGGAAGCGGGAAAAAGAATGAGGTCATTAAATTTTTGCGGCAGGAAAGAATTCGAACAAGAGCTAAGAGGGCTTATCTACAGAGCCCCAGATTACGAGCAAGTAAAAAAGGAAATAAAAGGATTCCTGAAAGGAAAAATAAAACAATGA
- the eif1A gene encoding translation initiation factor eIF-1A, with protein sequence MNGQKRGEQLSEEESIRRIRMPNRKEGEQFAIATQLLGVNQIKAIAEDGKERNCRIPGKMKKKVWIREGDLILIKVWDFQPSKADIVWRYLGFQREYIQKKGLLKNLPL encoded by the coding sequence TTGAACGGGCAAAAAAGAGGGGAACAGTTAAGCGAAGAAGAAAGCATTAGAAGGATAAGGATGCCCAACAGGAAAGAGGGAGAGCAGTTCGCTATTGCAACGCAACTGCTTGGAGTCAACCAGATCAAGGCAATAGCAGAAGACGGAAAGGAAAGGAACTGCAGGATTCCAGGCAAAATGAAAAAAAAGGTGTGGATAAGGGAAGGCGACCTGATTTTAATTAAAGTGTGGGACTTCCAGCCCTCAAAAGCAGACATTGTATGGAGATACCTTGGATTCCAGAGGGAATACATACAAAAAAAAGGTTTATTGAAGAACCTTCCGCTTTAA
- a CDS encoding presenilin family intramembrane aspartyl protease, which translates to MNRKLVVQLVALFFITQLIGLVVGFELIREKNSGLIEQPAIVNQNPNDVINSIALIAYILIFTGILLLVIKFFRQFIALIFKVFESLVIFGTTNIVLLAVLNLFFPSIVLPFGGLEILAAGILAVFVRLVWKKSILLRNITSVIAAAGAGALIGITLGIIPVVLFVAALAVYDLIAVFKTKHMVTLAKEITSKNLSFTFALPTKEHTFELGTGDMVIPLTLTVSVLEASLSKVSFPGSIFAPSLVLAGSLVGLLLTIDYSSKHVGKALPALPPQTILMLAMIALSAALGFSVF; encoded by the coding sequence ATGAACAGGAAGCTTGTAGTGCAGCTGGTTGCCTTGTTTTTCATAACGCAATTGATTGGGCTGGTTGTAGGGTTTGAGTTAATAAGGGAAAAAAATTCAGGGCTCATAGAACAGCCTGCGATAGTGAACCAGAACCCTAACGACGTAATAAACTCAATTGCATTGATTGCTTACATTCTGATCTTCACTGGAATTTTATTGCTCGTAATTAAGTTCTTCAGGCAGTTCATTGCATTAATATTCAAGGTCTTTGAGTCCTTAGTAATCTTCGGCACAACAAACATCGTGCTTCTTGCTGTACTCAACTTGTTTTTTCCTTCAATTGTTCTTCCATTCGGCGGGCTTGAAATACTGGCTGCAGGAATTCTTGCAGTATTCGTAAGGCTGGTGTGGAAGAAAAGCATTTTATTGAGGAACATTACTTCAGTTATTGCTGCAGCAGGCGCAGGGGCATTGATTGGAATAACTTTAGGCATAATTCCAGTAGTATTATTCGTTGCAGCCCTTGCTGTCTACGATTTAATTGCAGTATTCAAGACAAAGCACATGGTGACTTTAGCTAAAGAGATTACAAGCAAGAATCTTTCCTTCACTTTCGCCCTCCCAACAAAAGAGCACACATTCGAGTTAGGCACAGGGGACATGGTGATTCCTCTCACCCTTACTGTAAGCGTCCTTGAGGCCTCTCTCTCAAAGGTGTCTTTTCCTGGAAGTATTTTTGCTCCATCCCTTGTGCTTGCAGGCTCTCTTGTTGGATTGCTCCTTACAATAGATTACAGTTCAAAGCATGTTGGGAAAGCCTTGCCTGCGCTGCCGCCTCAAACAATCCTAATGCTTGCAATGATTGCATTGAGTGCAGCACTAGGGTTTTCTGTGTTTTAA